The following proteins come from a genomic window of Euzebyales bacterium:
- a CDS encoding DNA-3-methyladenine glycosylase I has translation MKDIVASADGVHRCAWAHGNDVYEEYHDNEWGRPVHTDRGLFERISLEAFQSGLSWLVILRKRPAFREAFAGFDIAKVAAFTEDDRARLLDNDGIVRNRAKIEATIMNARACVQMAERGESLCDLLWSFAPPPGPAPRSFEDVPDRTDESTAMTAALKRRGFRFVGPTSCYALMQATGMVNDHIEGCDIRERVTVADGSSPPAA, from the coding sequence ATGAAGGACATCGTCGCCAGCGCGGACGGCGTCCACCGCTGCGCGTGGGCGCACGGCAACGACGTGTACGAGGAGTACCACGACAACGAGTGGGGCCGACCGGTCCACACGGACCGCGGATTGTTCGAGCGGATCTCGCTCGAAGCGTTCCAGTCGGGCCTTTCGTGGCTGGTGATCCTCCGCAAGCGCCCGGCGTTCCGCGAGGCGTTCGCCGGGTTCGACATCGCGAAGGTCGCGGCATTCACCGAGGACGACCGCGCGCGTCTGCTCGACAACGACGGGATCGTCCGCAACCGCGCCAAGATCGAGGCGACGATCATGAACGCTCGCGCCTGCGTGCAGATGGCCGAGCGCGGTGAGTCGCTGTGCGACCTGCTCTGGTCCTTCGCGCCGCCGCCGGGACCGGCACCGCGGTCGTTCGAGGACGTTCCGGACAGGACCGACGAGTCGACGGCCATGACCGCTGCGCTCAAACGACGGGGGTTCCGGTTCGTCGGTCCGACGTCCTGTTACGCGCTGATGCAGGCCACCGGCATGGTCAACGACCACATCGAGGGCTGCGACATCCGCGAGCGTGTGACCGTCGCCGACGGTTCATCACCCCCCGCCGCGTGA
- the lgt gene encoding prolipoprotein diacylglyceryl transferase, with product MILATIPPPPGQLIEIGPLTIHYYGVLIGIGVLLAIVLGRRRWAALGGDPDQVDRVGFIAVLAGLLGGRMGYVITHSGDFAERPWAVLYLWEGGLALFGGLTIGILVGLWQARRLGMPLPAAVDAILPGLPLAQAVGRWGNYFNQELYGTPTDLPWALAVEPPFRVEPYTDFATFHPTFLYESLLNLLLVGVLLWLGTNRRLRQGSLGFAYLAGYGLVRFFVELLRTDTTFRLLGLSRNNWIALAVCVGGLVGLWWWQRHGPDRPVGTPIDVDDDVSAHSTDGALPHGSAAPADTDDPSGAGRDASTTVDDDRSAEESDQARTTPAGP from the coding sequence ATGATCCTCGCGACGATACCGCCACCGCCCGGCCAGCTCATCGAGATCGGGCCGTTGACGATCCACTACTACGGCGTGCTGATCGGCATCGGCGTGCTGCTGGCGATCGTCCTCGGCCGCCGGCGGTGGGCGGCACTCGGCGGTGACCCCGACCAGGTTGACCGCGTCGGTTTCATTGCCGTGCTGGCCGGACTGCTCGGCGGGCGCATGGGTTACGTCATCACCCACTCGGGCGACTTCGCGGAGCGCCCGTGGGCCGTGCTGTACCTGTGGGAGGGCGGCCTCGCGCTCTTCGGGGGTCTCACGATCGGCATCCTCGTCGGTCTGTGGCAGGCGCGACGTCTCGGCATGCCGCTGCCGGCCGCGGTCGACGCGATCCTTCCGGGTCTGCCGCTGGCCCAAGCGGTCGGCCGGTGGGGCAACTACTTCAACCAGGAGCTGTACGGCACGCCGACGGACCTGCCGTGGGCGTTGGCGGTCGAACCGCCCTTCCGCGTCGAGCCCTACACCGACTTCGCCACGTTCCATCCGACCTTCCTGTACGAGTCGCTGCTGAACCTCCTGCTCGTCGGCGTGCTGCTGTGGCTGGGCACGAACCGGCGGCTGCGTCAGGGCTCGCTGGGGTTCGCGTACCTCGCCGGATACGGGCTCGTCCGCTTCTTCGTCGAGCTGCTCCGGACCGACACGACGTTCCGCCTCCTGGGCCTGTCGCGCAACAACTGGATCGCGCTCGCCGTGTGCGTCGGCGGGCTGGTCGGCCTGTGGTGGTGGCAGCGACACGGTCCCGACCGGCCGGTCGGCACACCGATCGACGTCGACGACGATGTGTCGGCGCACTCCACCGACGGCGCGCTCCCACACGGCTCCGCCGCGCCCGCCGACACCGACGATCCGTCAGGTGCGGGGCGGGATGCGTCGACGACCGTCGACGACGACCGGTCGGCGGAGGAGAGCGACCAGGCACGCACCACCCCTGCCGGACCATGA
- a CDS encoding LON peptidase substrate-binding domain-containing protein, which translates to MVPLFPLHVVLFPGRPLPLHIFEPRYRELLADCLAADRRFGVVAIRYGRAERGRADVYDVGTVAEIVRVERLEDGRANIVTRGAERFRVTELLDDRDYLSARVELLDERPTDAGASRLVAVLRNMLEAYLRDIGAGEQLAGRLPSNPSALAWLAACAAELQLSEQQQLLEIDSLNDRLRATIRFLRREHKLLRRLGHVAVLRPQGPAGATLN; encoded by the coding sequence GTGGTCCCCCTGTTCCCCCTTCATGTCGTGCTGTTCCCCGGGCGCCCACTGCCGTTGCACATCTTCGAACCGCGCTACCGCGAACTGCTCGCCGACTGCCTGGCCGCCGACCGACGCTTCGGTGTCGTCGCGATCCGCTACGGGCGGGCCGAGCGTGGCCGTGCCGACGTGTACGACGTCGGCACCGTCGCCGAGATCGTCCGTGTCGAGCGACTCGAGGACGGACGCGCCAACATCGTCACCCGCGGCGCGGAGCGCTTCCGGGTCACCGAGCTGCTCGACGACCGCGACTACCTGAGCGCACGGGTCGAGCTCCTCGATGAGCGCCCGACCGATGCCGGGGCCAGCCGGCTGGTCGCGGTGCTGCGCAACATGCTCGAGGCGTACCTGCGGGACATCGGCGCCGGCGAACAGCTCGCGGGACGCCTTCCGTCCAACCCGTCGGCCCTCGCGTGGCTGGCTGCGTGCGCGGCCGAGCTGCAGCTGTCCGAGCAGCAGCAGCTGCTCGAGATCGATTCCCTGAACGACCGGCTCCGCGCGACCATCCGGTTCCTGCGGCGCGAGCACAAGCTGCTGCGCAGGCTTGGACACGTCGCCGTGCTGCGCCCGCAGGGCCCCGCCGGCGCGACGCTCAACTAG